The Geomonas ferrireducens genome includes a window with the following:
- a CDS encoding NADH-quinone oxidoreductase subunit B family protein: MIKAVLARIKQGHRTMAYPKKPLPLPERFRGYPELKGSLCPADCRLCADACPVGAIGCDKGLSVDLGKCLFCAECSAACPHGAISYSGDHSLAANRREDLVIREGEERRLARALDKKMLSIFGRSLKFRSVVAGGCGACEADSNVLSTIGWDLGRFGLQFVASPRHADALWVTGPVTENMREALLLTYQAIPAPKLVIACGACAINGGPFIGSSEVHDGVDGLIPVDLYIPGCPPHPLTILDGLLRLLDRLE; the protein is encoded by the coding sequence ATGATCAAGGCCGTACTCGCCCGCATCAAGCAGGGGCACCGCACCATGGCGTACCCGAAAAAGCCGCTGCCGCTTCCCGAACGCTTTCGTGGGTACCCGGAGCTCAAGGGCTCGCTCTGTCCCGCCGACTGCCGCCTCTGCGCCGACGCCTGCCCGGTCGGGGCGATAGGATGCGACAAGGGGTTAAGCGTCGACCTCGGCAAGTGCCTTTTCTGCGCCGAGTGCTCCGCCGCCTGCCCGCACGGCGCCATCTCCTATTCGGGCGACCACAGCCTTGCGGCGAACCGGCGTGAGGACCTCGTCATCCGGGAGGGGGAGGAGCGGCGCCTGGCCCGCGCGCTCGACAAGAAGATGCTCTCCATCTTCGGCAGATCGCTCAAGTTCCGCTCCGTCGTAGCCGGCGGGTGCGGCGCCTGCGAGGCGGACAGTAACGTCCTCTCCACCATCGGCTGGGACCTCGGCCGCTTTGGCCTGCAGTTCGTGGCGAGCCCGCGCCATGCCGACGCCCTCTGGGTCACCGGGCCGGTCACCGAAAACATGCGCGAGGCGCTCCTGCTCACCTACCAGGCGATCCCGGCCCCGAAGCTCGTCATCGCCTGCGGCGCCTGCGCCATCAACGGCGGCCCCTTCATCGGCTCTTCCGAGGTCCACGACGGCGTGGACGGTCTCATCCCGGTGGACCTCTACATCCCTGGGTGCCCGCCGCACCCGCTCACCATTCTGGACGGCCTGCTGCGCCTTCTGGACCGGTTAGAGTGA